One part of the Cinclus cinclus chromosome 20, bCinCin1.1, whole genome shotgun sequence genome encodes these proteins:
- the CDK3 gene encoding cyclin-dependent kinase 3, with the protein MEAVQASFQKVEKIGEGTYGVVYKARNKRTGQLVALKKIRLDAESEGVPSTAIREISLLKELKHPNIVRLLDVIHSQKKLYMVFEYLNQDLKKYMDSCQAGELPLSLVKNYLFQLLQGVSFCHSHRVIHRDLKPQNLLINEAGAIKLADFGLARAFGVPLRTYTHEVVTLWYRAPEILLGCRYYSTPVDIWSIGCIFAEMMTRKALFPGDSEIDQLFQIFRTLGTPTEVTWPGVTQLPDYKSSFPRWPRKEMKDIVPNLDRDGRDLLTQLLLYDPSKRISAKAALNHQYFLCRNSGSPEQRPVLRRDCR; encoded by the exons ATGGAGGCCGTCCAGGCGTCGTTCCAGAAGGTGGAGAAGATTGGGGAAGGCACCTATGGCGTGGTGTACAAGGCTCGCAATAAGCGCACGGGGCAGCTGGTGGCCCTCAAGAAGATCCGCCTGGACGC GGAGTCAGAgggtgtccccagcactgcGATCCGAGAAATCTCACTGCTGAAGGAGCTGAAGCACCCTAACATAGTCAG GCTCCTGGATGTCATACACAGCCAGAAGAAGCTCTATATGGTGTTTGAGTATTTGAATCAGGACCTGAAGAAGTACATGGACTCATGCCAAGCTGGAGAGCTTCCTTTAAGCTTGGTCAAG AACTAcctgttccagctgctgcagggtgtGAGCTTCTGCCACTCTCACAGAGTCATCCACAGGGACTTGAAGCCGCAGAACTTGCTCATTAACGAAGCAGGAGCAATCAAGCTGGCTGATTTTGGACTGGCAAGAGCTTTTGGGGTCCCCCTACGCACATACACTCATGAG GTGGTGACTCTGTGGTACCGAGCCCCTGAGATACTGCTGGGATGCAGATACTACTCGACCCCTGTGGATATCTGGAGCATCGGCTGCATCTTTGCAGAAATG atGACCAGGAAGGCCCTGTTTCCAGGGGACTCTGAGATCGATCAGCTCTTCCAGATCTTCCGCACCCTAGGCACTCCCACCGAGGTGACCTGGCCTGGTGTGACCCAGCTCCCTGACTACAAGAGCAGCTTTCCCCGGTGGCCAAGGAAGGAGATGAAGGACATTGTTCCAAACTTAGATCGGGATGGGAGAGACTTACTGACA CAATTGCTCCTGTATGATCCCAGCAAGCGCATCTCAGCCAAAGCTGCCCTCAACCACCAGTACTTCCTCTGCAGAAACTCTGGGAGCCCTGAGCAGCGACCTGTGCTGAGGAGAGACTGCAGATGA
- the TEN1 gene encoding CST complex subunit TEN1 produces MLPSAGVYYFPWEIDSSVPEGKALRTFGRLCCYDLARSEAILSTQHNLAQYQVCVDTKFVEPFQAQVGSFYMVLGEAEHREGNPVVKARILTCVEGINLPLLEQAIQEQRKYFNERQEQRENSTP; encoded by the exons ATGCTGCCAAGTGCTGGTGTCTATTACTTCCCGTGGGAGATAGACAGCTCAGTCCCTGAGGGGAAGGCACTGAGGACATTTGGCAG GTTATGCTGCTATGACCTGGCCCGATCTGAAGCCATTCTTAGCACACAGCACAACTTGGCTCAGTACCAAGTCTGTGTTGACACCAAGTTTGTTGAGCCATTCCAAGCCCAAGTGGGATCTTTCTACATGGTCCTGGGAGAGGCTGAACACAGGGAAGGTAA TCCTGTGGTAAAAGCACGAATATTGACCTGTGTGGAAGGGATTAACCTGCCTCTGCTGGAACAAGCCATacaggagcagaggaaataCTTCAAtgagaggcaggagcagagggaaaacagcACACCCTGA